From the Rhodobacteraceae bacterium M382 genome, one window contains:
- a CDS encoding ABC transporter permease has translation MRSVVIVATGLVALAVLGPLLAPYDPAAINIPNRLSRPNATFPMGTDALGRDVLSRLLFGARWSLGLAFLISLLSLFIGTSIGLMAALGGKYADWSLMRATDTFLAFPELVAAVVIAGLMGAGTWSLIFALSVTGWMRYARVARGIGLSVQSRGYVVQARLAGLPGWSIALWHYLSSLIPSLAVVWTGMFARAILGISALGFLGFGVQPPNPEWGAMLLDARVHMRSTPLQMIWPGFAVVICVLTINLAGDALRDAMANEGGHE, from the coding sequence ATGCGTAGCGTAGTGATCGTCGCCACAGGTCTTGTCGCTCTTGCGGTTCTTGGCCCGCTGCTTGCACCATATGACCCCGCGGCGATCAACATTCCAAACCGTCTTTCCCGCCCAAATGCGACGTTCCCGATGGGTACAGACGCGCTTGGGCGGGATGTCCTGTCGCGGTTGCTTTTTGGTGCGCGGTGGTCCTTGGGGCTGGCGTTCCTGATCTCGCTTCTGAGCCTCTTCATTGGGACGTCAATCGGCCTGATGGCAGCGCTTGGCGGCAAGTATGCGGATTGGTCGTTGATGCGCGCAACCGATACCTTCCTGGCATTTCCTGAACTTGTGGCGGCCGTGGTCATCGCGGGGCTTATGGGTGCGGGGACCTGGAGCCTGATCTTTGCCCTCAGCGTCACAGGCTGGATGCGTTATGCCCGCGTGGCCCGGGGCATCGGTCTGTCGGTTCAAAGCCGCGGATATGTGGTGCAAGCCCGTTTGGCCGGGTTGCCCGGGTGGTCTATTGCGCTGTGGCATTACCTGTCGTCGCTGATCCCATCGCTCGCCGTTGTCTGGACCGGCATGTTTGCCCGCGCGATCCTTGGCATCTCTGCGCTTGGGTTTCTCGGCTTTGGTGTCCAACCCCCGAACCCCGAGTGGGGTGCGATGTTATTGGACGCGCGCGTGCATATGCGCTCGACCCCTCTACAGATGATTTGGCCAGGGTTTGCAGTTGTCATCTGTGTTCTCACCATCAACCTTGCTGGCGATGCGCTGCGTGACGCAATGGCCAATGAAGGCGGTCATGAATGA
- a CDS encoding ABC transporter permease: protein MIKAIGGLALRVVVVLSGTAVLTFALLWNAPGDPAQTIAMARFDALLTEDVIDQVREEVGLNTSFWQAFWAWLGPLIRLDFGYSAVTGRPVWPDLWAAITYTFPLALAGLAIGLATSLPLAILATKRPGGLLDRGAVAIASLGAAIPAYWLGLLLILLFAVQLGWLPAMGARTPVHAVLPAVTLGLGVAASLTRIIRSSILEARGQPFLPAIRRRGVRSKAVALDHIAPHAAIPVVTVFGLELAFLLEGAVLVEVIFGRPGLGTFLVTAITARDFPHVQAVVVLTALVFVVVNLLTDIIYRAIDPRIGTEDA, encoded by the coding sequence ATGATCAAAGCAATTGGCGGCCTGGCGCTGCGCGTAGTCGTCGTTTTGTCGGGGACAGCGGTTCTGACGTTTGCGCTGCTTTGGAATGCACCCGGTGACCCCGCACAAACCATTGCCATGGCCCGCTTCGACGCGCTCTTGACCGAAGACGTGATCGATCAGGTCCGCGAGGAGGTCGGATTGAACACGAGCTTTTGGCAAGCCTTTTGGGCATGGCTTGGCCCGTTGATTAGGCTCGATTTCGGCTATTCTGCGGTAACGGGTCGTCCTGTCTGGCCCGACCTTTGGGCGGCCATAACCTATACCTTCCCGCTGGCCCTGGCCGGGTTGGCGATCGGTCTTGCAACTTCGCTGCCGCTCGCGATCCTTGCCACCAAACGTCCGGGCGGGCTGTTGGATCGGGGCGCAGTTGCGATCGCATCACTTGGTGCCGCGATCCCGGCCTATTGGCTTGGGCTTTTGCTGATCTTGCTGTTTGCTGTTCAGCTCGGATGGCTTCCTGCCATGGGTGCGCGGACACCGGTCCATGCAGTCCTGCCCGCGGTTACGTTGGGCCTCGGTGTCGCCGCCTCGCTGACCCGGATCATCCGGTCGAGCATCCTTGAGGCCAGAGGCCAGCCTTTTCTGCCTGCGATCCGTCGGCGTGGCGTCAGAAGCAAAGCAGTGGCACTAGACCACATTGCCCCCCATGCCGCGATACCTGTCGTCACAGTCTTTGGGCTCGAACTGGCCTTCTTGCTCGAAGGGGCGGTGCTGGTTGAGGTCATCTTTGGCCGCCCGGGTCTGGGCACCTTTTTGGTCACCGCGATCACTGCGCGGGACTTCCCGCATGTGCAGGCTGTCGTCGTTTTGACCGCTCTTGTCTTTGTCGTGGTAAATCTGCTGACCGACATCATCTATCGCGCCATCGACCCCCGGATTGGAACCGAAGATGCGTAG
- a CDS encoding dipeptide/oligopeptide/nickel ABC transporter ATP-binding protein, translated as MLKVNGLVVKRGSHVTLEDISLSLNEGETLAVVGESGAGKSTLIAAILNLLKPSAGEITWHGKPIRAARPALVMQEPRAAFNPALSLRRSVMEPVVAQGIALTEGRLERLCAGLELPLDLLERRPDQVSIGQAQRAGILRALIAAPPLVLFDEPLSALDAVTQKHTAQLISGLQSEEEFAALIVTHDIGYAIAHADQVVVLKAGRVEETANAKTFALNPRSPYSRALRDAAISLGALEDAA; from the coding sequence GTGTTGAAGGTGAATGGCCTTGTGGTGAAACGTGGATCGCACGTCACGTTGGAGGACATCTCGTTGTCCTTGAATGAGGGTGAAACACTCGCGGTGGTTGGCGAAAGTGGAGCTGGTAAATCCACATTGATCGCCGCAATCTTGAACCTGTTGAAACCCTCGGCGGGCGAGATCACATGGCACGGCAAACCGATACGTGCCGCCCGCCCCGCATTGGTCATGCAAGAGCCGCGTGCCGCCTTCAATCCAGCGCTCAGCCTGCGACGGTCTGTGATGGAGCCGGTTGTGGCGCAGGGGATTGCATTAACAGAAGGTCGGTTAGAGCGGCTTTGTGCAGGGTTGGAACTGCCGCTCGACCTGCTGGAGCGCCGTCCCGATCAAGTCTCCATTGGTCAAGCGCAGAGGGCTGGCATTCTGCGCGCCCTGATTGCCGCACCACCTCTTGTGTTATTTGATGAACCCCTTTCAGCGCTCGACGCGGTGACGCAGAAACACACGGCGCAATTGATTTCAGGTCTCCAAAGCGAAGAAGAATTTGCCGCACTGATCGTCACCCATGACATTGGCTATGCGATCGCCCACGCGGATCAGGTCGTGGTGTTAAAGGCCGGGCGGGTCGAAGAGACTGCAAATGCCAAAACCTTCGCACTGAATCCGCGATCGCCCTATTCCCGCGCCTTGCGGGATGCCGCAATCTCGCTTGGTGCGCTCGAGGACGCGGCATGA
- a CDS encoding ATP-binding cassette domain-containing protein, with the protein MTMTVTGLTAVRSGRTILHSTSLNIPLRDRIGLVGSSGSGKSTLGHALIDDLRAQGHSVAHVPQSPEEALDPLRSMAFHWREAEVALGLAPDRADQAALFVALKIEGGDLRKRPWSWSRGMQQRFVIAMALLGDPDLIVLDEPTSALDPVVAAATMELLGGFLDGKDTAMILITHDLGLVARRVERLMVMDSGHLVEQGRTKEILERPKTRAAKALSAHRNWMALPC; encoded by the coding sequence ATGACAATGACCGTAACCGGCCTAACCGCAGTGCGCTCGGGCCGGACCATTCTCCATTCCACTTCGCTGAATATCCCATTGCGGGACCGCATCGGTCTCGTCGGGTCCTCTGGCTCAGGAAAATCTACGCTCGGACACGCGCTGATCGACGATCTGCGCGCGCAGGGTCACAGCGTTGCCCACGTGCCGCAAAGCCCGGAGGAAGCGCTCGATCCGTTGCGTTCCATGGCGTTTCATTGGCGCGAGGCGGAAGTGGCCTTGGGGCTCGCGCCTGATCGTGCGGATCAGGCAGCGCTGTTTGTCGCGCTGAAGATTGAAGGGGGTGATCTGCGCAAACGTCCTTGGAGCTGGAGCCGGGGTATGCAACAGCGGTTCGTCATTGCCATGGCCCTGCTCGGCGACCCAGATCTGATTGTGCTGGATGAACCCACCTCTGCGCTTGATCCAGTTGTGGCCGCTGCAACGATGGAACTCCTCGGCGGTTTTTTGGATGGTAAAGACACGGCAATGATCCTGATCACCCATGACCTTGGCCTTGTTGCACGGCGAGTCGAAAGACTGATGGTGATGGACTCTGGACATTTGGTCGAACAAGGGCGGACCAAGGAGATATTGGAACGACCAAAGACGCGGGCAGCCAAAGCCCTTTCAGCGCATCGAAATTGGATGGCGCTGCCGTGTTGA
- a CDS encoding ABC transporter substrate-binding protein — MSFYSRLACAAALALGMALPATAQEGSLTISVGFGPTAEVPDPRASYNGWMSNQTGVTETLMGIDYDMNLYPRLAEAIDQSSPTTWRVTVRKGVTFHDGSPVTAQAVIDAIAPISDKTHAGHNARGAKLLDLADMSTDGDTIVVFETNSPNAAFPWTLSEPAIAILGTPSEAFPINATGPYVFKEAVPEQLYRVEANANYWKGMPGLEQVRVVATANPATAALAFEAGEVDLVINYPETDFDRIRATGAQGFSAPTARLYFYTVNATSGPMANPLIRQAVSYAIDRQGIVEAALSGVGGVPAGTVYPKGTVWAADLPATYDPAKAEALLTEAGAVKEGSTWMLEGAPLEIDIVTYSSRAALPPTAELTQAFLAAIGVKANITVGEWGASNDAIVAGEADLFLQAWVTTPQGDPGAVLETLLKSDGGSNSGSFANTRLDELLDQGRLTFEHEKRKAIYDEVQEIIASEVALIPVFHVSQTNVGVAGLTGYQVHPTETYWITHETKLSE, encoded by the coding sequence ATGTCGTTCTATTCACGGCTCGCCTGTGCCGCAGCACTTGCCCTTGGCATGGCTCTGCCCGCTACAGCCCAAGAGGGCAGCCTCACCATCTCCGTTGGCTTCGGGCCAACAGCCGAAGTTCCCGATCCGCGTGCCAGCTACAACGGCTGGATGTCAAACCAGACTGGCGTGACCGAAACGCTAATGGGGATCGACTATGATATGAACCTCTACCCGCGTCTGGCAGAAGCGATCGACCAATCATCGCCCACTACATGGCGCGTGACTGTGCGCAAGGGTGTGACCTTCCACGATGGCTCTCCGGTGACGGCGCAGGCAGTCATTGATGCGATTGCACCGATCTCGGACAAAACCCACGCAGGTCATAACGCTCGGGGCGCAAAGCTGCTTGATCTGGCCGACATGTCGACGGACGGAGACACAATCGTCGTGTTCGAGACAAACAGCCCGAACGCCGCCTTCCCCTGGACCCTGTCCGAGCCCGCAATTGCGATCCTGGGCACTCCGTCTGAGGCGTTTCCGATCAATGCCACGGGACCGTATGTGTTCAAGGAGGCGGTGCCAGAACAGCTTTACCGCGTGGAAGCGAACGCCAACTATTGGAAGGGTATGCCCGGCTTGGAACAAGTTCGCGTCGTCGCCACCGCGAACCCGGCCACGGCCGCACTGGCCTTTGAGGCAGGCGAAGTTGATCTGGTCATCAACTATCCCGAAACTGACTTTGACCGGATCAGGGCAACCGGAGCGCAGGGCTTTTCCGCACCGACGGCACGGCTTTACTTCTACACCGTCAACGCGACAAGCGGGCCAATGGCCAACCCACTGATCCGTCAGGCTGTGTCCTATGCAATTGATCGTCAGGGTATCGTCGAAGCGGCCTTGTCCGGCGTCGGTGGTGTTCCAGCAGGGACGGTCTACCCCAAGGGCACAGTTTGGGCCGCAGATCTTCCTGCCACCTATGATCCCGCCAAAGCCGAAGCGCTGCTCACCGAGGCGGGCGCGGTCAAGGAAGGGAGCACATGGATGCTGGAGGGCGCTCCGCTGGAGATCGACATCGTCACCTATTCGTCGCGTGCGGCGTTGCCGCCGACGGCTGAGCTGACCCAAGCTTTTCTTGCTGCAATCGGCGTAAAGGCCAATATTACGGTGGGCGAATGGGGCGCGAGCAATGATGCGATTGTAGCGGGCGAGGCTGATCTCTTCTTGCAAGCGTGGGTAACGACACCCCAGGGTGACCCGGGTGCAGTGCTGGAAACCTTGTTGAAGTCTGACGGAGGTTCCAATTCTGGAAGCTTTGCCAATACGCGCCTTGACGAGCTGCTGGACCAAGGTCGCCTGACCTTCGAGCATGAAAAGCGCAAGGCGATCTATGACGAGGTGCAGGAGATCATTGCGTCTGAGGTCGCCCTGATCCCCGTTTTCCACGTAAGCCAGACGAATGTGGGCGTCGCCGGCTTGACCGGCTATCAGGTGCATCCAACCGAAACCTACTGGATCACGCACGAGACGAAGCTGAGCGAATGA
- a CDS encoding DUF1826 domain-containing protein, with the protein MNIATSISADQPAGVSVVRDARGLESFRDSACAATLWDRAASPDAISWLAGLDADTLPCGRVVVLANAVGETAQHLCDIAGMPKGQQCDWLIDDIASLAQRFSDLMQSAYLQLRLEAVATNACRKFHLDAIMGRLVCTYRGTGTQYGTSVSGKEPEHIFTVPTGAPILLRGTRWPPKPEMGLLHRSPPIEGTGETRLVLVLDPIFDLETAE; encoded by the coding sequence ATGAACATCGCGACATCGATATCAGCTGATCAGCCTGCTGGCGTCAGCGTTGTGCGCGACGCAAGAGGCTTGGAGAGCTTTCGTGATTCGGCCTGCGCAGCCACGCTTTGGGATCGTGCGGCGTCGCCCGATGCCATTTCATGGCTTGCCGGGCTGGACGCGGACACTCTGCCCTGCGGGCGGGTTGTAGTGCTGGCAAACGCAGTCGGCGAAACGGCCCAGCATCTTTGCGATATCGCTGGAATGCCAAAGGGACAACAGTGCGACTGGCTGATTGATGATATCGCCAGTCTGGCTCAGCGCTTTTCCGATCTCATGCAATCCGCCTATCTTCAACTCAGGCTCGAAGCTGTTGCAACAAACGCCTGCCGAAAGTTCCACCTTGATGCGATCATGGGCAGGCTGGTGTGCACCTATCGCGGGACGGGCACGCAATACGGAACATCCGTGAGTGGTAAAGAGCCTGAGCATATTTTCACCGTTCCAACCGGCGCACCCATTTTGTTGCGCGGGACGCGTTGGCCGCCAAAACCAGAGATGGGTCTGTTGCATCGCTCACCTCCGATTGAGGGGACGGGTGAAACCCGCCTTGTGCTCGTTCTTGACCCGATCTTTGATCTGGAAACGGCCGAATGA
- a CDS encoding GTP-binding protein → MPDTRLPVTVLSGFLGAGKTTLLNRVLNNREGRRVAVIVNDMSEVNIDADLVRADTELSRTDETLVEMSNGCICCTLRDDLLDEVRRLAAERRFDYLLIESTGISEPLPVAATFDFRDESGNSLSDVARLDTMVTVVDAVNLLNDFSSHDFLRDRGEVMGDEDERTLVHLLTDQMEFADVVILNKVADASEAQVDAACKIIRSLNADAEIIEANHSQVAAEKILDTGLFDFDKAHEHPMWAKELYGFADHVPETEEYGVTSYVYRARQPFIPEKILSVLNGDMPGVIRAKGHFWIATRPEWVAEFSLAGSLSSVKPIGTWWANVPKERWPDHASAREYMQQHWQEPWGDRRQELVFIGSGIDWSALKVKLDACLVPSVLATGPGALPLDMPDPFPGWRRVEDAA, encoded by the coding sequence ATGCCAGATACTCGACTTCCCGTCACCGTCTTGTCCGGATTTTTAGGTGCGGGCAAAACCACCCTGCTGAACCGCGTGCTCAACAATCGTGAAGGACGACGCGTTGCGGTCATCGTCAATGACATGTCCGAGGTCAACATCGATGCGGACCTGGTACGCGCGGACACCGAACTCAGCCGCACGGATGAGACGTTGGTCGAGATGTCAAACGGCTGCATCTGCTGCACGTTGCGTGACGACCTTTTGGATGAGGTACGTCGGTTGGCGGCCGAACGACGGTTTGACTATTTGCTGATCGAAAGCACCGGAATTTCCGAGCCATTGCCTGTTGCTGCCACCTTCGATTTTCGGGACGAGTCCGGTAACAGCCTATCTGATGTTGCCCGGTTGGATACGATGGTGACGGTCGTCGACGCGGTGAACCTGCTCAACGACTTCTCCAGCCACGATTTCCTGCGTGACCGCGGTGAAGTCATGGGGGATGAGGATGAACGGACGCTGGTACATCTGCTGACTGACCAAATGGAATTTGCCGATGTGGTGATCCTGAATAAGGTCGCTGATGCGTCTGAGGCACAGGTGGATGCAGCCTGCAAGATCATACGCAGCCTGAACGCCGATGCCGAGATCATCGAGGCCAATCATTCACAGGTTGCGGCAGAGAAGATTCTCGACACAGGTCTTTTCGATTTCGACAAGGCGCATGAGCATCCGATGTGGGCCAAAGAGCTTTACGGTTTTGCAGATCACGTGCCGGAGACCGAAGAATACGGTGTGACTTCCTATGTCTATCGTGCACGCCAGCCCTTTATCCCTGAGAAGATCCTGTCGGTTCTGAACGGCGATATGCCTGGCGTGATCCGCGCCAAGGGCCACTTCTGGATCGCCACGCGCCCCGAATGGGTCGCAGAGTTCTCGCTTGCTGGATCACTGTCGAGTGTCAAACCGATTGGTACCTGGTGGGCCAATGTCCCCAAAGAGCGTTGGCCTGATCACGCATCCGCGCGTGAGTACATGCAGCAGCATTGGCAGGAGCCATGGGGCGACCGTCGGCAGGAGCTGGTGTTCATTGGATCGGGCATCGATTGGTCTGCTCTTAAGGTCAAACTTGACGCCTGCCTTGTTCCATCTGTGTTGGCTACCGGGCCCGGTGCCTTGCCGCTCGATATGCCCGACCCGTTCCCGGGCTGGCGGCGCGTCGAGGATGCCGCATGA
- a CDS encoding Rrf2 family transcriptional regulator has product MKRNSRLSLALHTLSHMAGDPDRVRTSADIADHAGTNPVVVRRVLGKLREAGLLVSEKGHAGGWRLAKQARGITLADVYLALDERLVSGSDSDAEPSHCSVETDLQTRVAEVLEEIEESLVQRLRETSITDVHPKSCSYCDN; this is encoded by the coding sequence ATGAAGCGGAACAGTCGCCTATCTCTCGCCCTGCACACGCTCAGCCACATGGCGGGTGATCCCGACCGCGTGCGAACTTCCGCAGATATTGCCGATCACGCCGGAACGAATCCCGTAGTCGTGCGCCGTGTTCTTGGGAAGCTCAGGGAAGCAGGTCTATTGGTGTCGGAAAAAGGACATGCGGGTGGGTGGCGTTTGGCCAAACAGGCCCGCGGCATCACGCTCGCAGATGTCTACCTGGCGTTGGATGAACGGCTTGTATCAGGAAGCGACAGTGACGCCGAGCCTTCGCATTGCAGCGTCGAAACAGACCTACAAACGCGCGTTGCCGAAGTCCTCGAAGAAATAGAAGAGAGCCTCGTGCAACGTTTGCGCGAAACGTCGATCACCGATGTTCATCCAAAGTCATGCAGCTATTGCGACAACTGA
- a CDS encoding aminoacylase encodes MKPRNTLLSVLFVTSALSTQVFAQNFDVVILNGRVMDPETGFDQVANVGINNGWITQITGETIEGAETIDATGHVVAPGFIDLEQHGLSPFGIKLNLRDGVTTQMDFEVGALNISEWYAERENNTQANFGTVVGQEFARMRVHDGLALEGPNVSMPYFFDYRIDAAEDGVDGWSVTRSTLDQMNEITATLDEGLREGALGVGSTIGYAREGITTYEMFEAQKIAAKYGRLTAAHHRFHPSASTPIETATGANELLTNAMVLGASLQLHHTNDYGWWEIEEKMQLARAQGHNVWSTWYPWTAGSGNYGASILAPDNWEDSMGYKYEETIFDPQLDRYVTKEEFLEFKDSEPGRTAIAFSPPREQWIKDWIKVPNFVISGDGMPGLNEKGERLDWDSPFEDYAGHPRSAGSHAILLRLARENDVPLMFSLSQLSYWAAKQLGDAGIQAMDVRGRMQEGMIADITIFDPENVSENATYSKGKNGLPSTGIPYVLVHGTIVVSDSKVLKGVNPGQAIRYPVEEVGRFEPSNKEQWLRTFTIDTGGARPTLYDDILDDQSSLELPQSSEPVDYRVAKVDLTKVEPQDWFAQPNAMDDSELFLCRVHGVYEDKVTAQQDWAQELIARNSQASPYDPLSVTGTTGN; translated from the coding sequence ATGAAACCGCGGAACACATTACTTTCAGTACTTTTTGTTACGTCAGCCCTATCGACTCAGGTTTTTGCTCAGAACTTTGATGTCGTCATTCTGAATGGCAGGGTTATGGATCCCGAAACCGGGTTTGACCAAGTTGCAAATGTAGGCATCAACAACGGTTGGATCACGCAGATTACCGGAGAGACCATCGAAGGTGCCGAGACCATTGATGCGACCGGTCACGTTGTTGCACCCGGCTTCATTGACCTCGAACAACACGGGCTCAGCCCTTTTGGGATCAAGCTGAATTTGCGCGATGGTGTGACAACGCAGATGGATTTTGAGGTGGGCGCGCTCAATATTTCCGAATGGTATGCTGAGCGGGAAAACAACACTCAGGCAAATTTTGGTACTGTCGTGGGGCAGGAGTTTGCCCGCATGCGGGTGCATGATGGGCTGGCGCTCGAAGGGCCGAATGTCTCGATGCCCTATTTCTTTGACTACCGAATTGATGCCGCCGAGGATGGTGTTGATGGCTGGTCAGTCACACGTAGTACTCTGGATCAGATGAATGAAATTACCGCGACGCTTGATGAAGGTTTGCGTGAAGGCGCGCTGGGTGTTGGATCGACCATCGGATATGCACGGGAAGGTATCACGACCTATGAAATGTTTGAGGCCCAGAAAATTGCGGCCAAGTACGGTCGCCTGACTGCCGCGCACCACCGCTTTCATCCCAGCGCATCGACTCCGATCGAAACCGCGACCGGCGCAAACGAGTTGCTGACGAATGCGATGGTTTTGGGGGCCTCGCTTCAACTTCACCATACCAACGACTACGGCTGGTGGGAGATTGAAGAAAAGATGCAGCTGGCCCGGGCACAGGGTCATAATGTCTGGTCAACCTGGTATCCTTGGACCGCGGGGTCGGGGAACTATGGCGCTTCCATTCTCGCACCTGACAATTGGGAAGATTCGATGGGATACAAGTATGAGGAAACCATTTTCGATCCTCAGCTTGACAGATATGTCACAAAGGAAGAATTCCTCGAATTCAAAGACTCCGAACCCGGGCGCACTGCAATTGCCTTTAGCCCCCCCCGCGAGCAGTGGATCAAGGATTGGATCAAGGTGCCCAATTTTGTCATCTCGGGCGACGGTATGCCGGGGCTGAATGAAAAAGGAGAGCGGCTTGATTGGGATTCCCCGTTCGAAGACTATGCAGGCCACCCGCGTTCGGCTGGTTCACACGCTATTCTGTTGCGGTTGGCACGTGAAAACGATGTGCCGCTGATGTTCTCTTTGTCGCAGCTTAGCTATTGGGCAGCCAAACAATTGGGTGACGCCGGTATTCAGGCAATGGACGTGCGTGGGCGTATGCAAGAAGGCATGATCGCGGATATCACCATATTTGATCCTGAAAATGTTTCGGAAAACGCCACCTATTCAAAGGGCAAGAACGGTCTTCCCTCTACTGGCATTCCTTATGTTCTGGTGCATGGCACAATTGTTGTTTCCGACAGCAAAGTTTTGAAAGGCGTAAACCCTGGGCAAGCTATCCGCTATCCAGTGGAAGAAGTGGGCCGTTTCGAGCCCTCAAACAAAGAACAATGGCTGCGCACCTTTACCATCGACACCGGTGGTGCCCGCCCAACACTGTATGACGACATACTGGATGATCAGTCATCCCTCGAGCTTCCTCAATCCAGTGAACCGGTGGACTATCGCGTGGCCAAGGTCGATTTGACCAAAGTTGAGCCGCAAGATTGGTTTGCGCAGCCCAATGCAATGGATGATTCAGAGTTGTTCCTGTGTCGGGTCCATGGCGTTTATGAGGACAAGGTCACCGCACAGCAGGACTGGGCACAGGAACTGATCGCGAGGAATTCTCAGGCGTCCCCTTATGATCCTCTGTCGGTAACGGGCACCACAGGCAACTGA
- a CDS encoding AraC family transcriptional regulator: MPTEPTQSILFLHPFFDDLRAKGCAPETMAHRLGVNQSELDDPSTLIPANTVYGFLRWSTDWSGEKTLCSQLGMRMAQGEWMPFLPLLAGGLTVWQFFLRFSSSARDQGGSAIYRMEADGQVALWKLTRPSSASSNADYADATAVGFFVGVLKGALGEMYDNSELLVVTSDKTLIADEVLPTTSVLDGAKGTVLRFPSLWLEATLKAVDPRPNSPAVRLPEVGLVDLVERTRRVVQRNISVVEFDLTDVAQSLGMPVWKLQSELRATGTSVSEIRNEVRKKIAIESIGTTDIDIAQFARSLGYTSSSNFARAFRKWTGLSPSQFRRGRVT; encoded by the coding sequence ATGCCTACTGAACCCACACAAAGCATTTTGTTTCTGCACCCATTTTTTGATGACTTAAGAGCAAAAGGCTGTGCCCCAGAAACTATGGCGCACCGCCTTGGCGTCAACCAGTCTGAACTGGATGATCCGTCAACGCTAATACCGGCAAATACTGTTTATGGGTTTCTGCGATGGTCCACAGATTGGAGTGGCGAAAAAACATTATGCAGCCAATTGGGCATGCGGATGGCGCAGGGGGAATGGATGCCATTTCTGCCACTTCTTGCCGGTGGCCTAACAGTCTGGCAGTTCTTTTTGCGTTTCAGCTCATCTGCTCGAGACCAAGGGGGCTCCGCCATATACCGAATGGAGGCTGACGGCCAAGTCGCGCTTTGGAAGCTGACGCGCCCCAGCAGTGCGTCCAGCAATGCGGACTATGCAGATGCAACGGCTGTTGGATTTTTCGTTGGGGTTCTGAAAGGAGCGCTTGGAGAGATGTATGACAATAGTGAACTCCTGGTGGTCACCTCAGACAAGACATTAATTGCAGATGAAGTTCTTCCCACGACTTCGGTCCTTGATGGGGCAAAGGGTACGGTGCTTCGCTTTCCTTCCCTGTGGTTGGAAGCAACACTCAAAGCAGTGGATCCAAGACCGAACTCGCCTGCTGTGAGACTTCCGGAAGTGGGTTTGGTGGATCTTGTCGAACGAACAAGGCGTGTTGTGCAAAGAAATATTTCTGTTGTTGAATTTGATCTGACCGACGTTGCTCAGTCATTGGGTATGCCGGTATGGAAACTGCAATCGGAGCTCAGGGCTACGGGCACCAGCGTTTCCGAAATCCGCAACGAAGTGAGAAAGAAAATAGCGATCGAAAGCATTGGAACGACTGACATTGACATCGCGCAGTTTGCAAGATCGCTAGGCTATACCAGTAGCTCCAATTTTGCCCGCGCCTTTCGCAAATGGACCGGCCTCAGCCCGAGCCAGTTTCGTCGTGGCCGAGTCACCTGA